A single genomic interval of Argopecten irradians isolate NY chromosome 8, Ai_NY, whole genome shotgun sequence harbors:
- the LOC138329777 gene encoding uncharacterized protein, translated as MKTQMLFKGHFCFAIISVVTVYYCCCLQGNHAMTTTVDYCVMMGCNNSFIACNDTNGTTAGIICNCTEGFTGYFCNIDVIEEIYNNVTMFTHKSIDNITERSHQTILALADHVRFGYSLLDRSIRYVSRIQEELLVQASDIMDAGTDLNDFKDGKYLYSFIFVIAHFYNHYSDIADCHYYFDKAHYCYYFDKIY; from the exons ATGAAGACTCAAATGCTGTTTAAGGGACACTTTTGTTTTGCAATCATTTCTGTAGTCA CTGTTTATTACTGCTGCTGTTTGCAAGGAAACCATGCAATGACGACGACAG TGGACTATTGTGTAATGATGGGGTGTAACAACAGTTTTATAGCGTGTAACGATACCAATGGAACGACGGCAGGAATCATCTGTAACTGTACCGAAGGCTTCACCGGATATTTCTGTAATATTG ACGTAATCGAGGAGATATACAATAATGTCACTATGTTTACGCATAAAAGCATAGACAACATAACCGAACGGAGTCATCAGACAATACTAGCCCTCGCGGACCACGTCAGATTTGGCTACAGTTTACTTGACAGATCAATT AGATATGTCAGCAGGATACAGGAAGAGTTACTGGTCCAGGCAAGCGATATCATGGATGCTGGAACTGATTTAAACGATTTCAAAGATGGAAAGTATTTGTACAGCTTTATTTTCGTTATAGCACACTTTTATAATCATTATAGCGATATAGCAGACTGTCATTATTATTTCGATAAAGcacattattgttattatttcgATAAA ATATACTAG